aacgtgATCCCTAAGgaattgatattattaattgacaattattgTGTACTTTTGGTTTTTTCACGTTAATCCCAGTGATGAAGAATGAGATATACTCTAAGAAAAAGAGAATAGGTtgtagagaaaaaaagagaagattatatttcttcaaataaatttttatatttataattttttcctcttttataaaagttaacattgctttttttatctcttttaaatgagatatttatatttacttgcGAAAAGTTTTGCTTAAAATCTCAAAGATCAATTATGAAAGATgactgatttaaaaaaaaaacataaaaaatattaaagagttTAACTCAATTATTTAAGGGTGATACATACGTTATTGTAAACTCTCACATTATTTATGTTTGATGTGAtaaaaacaaacatgaaaaaaaaaactatatttataGTATCGATCATGTTGTACTTAGACAAAGGTCTTTGGTGCCAAACTTTATCTTATGTTGCTGCATGGTGATACTTTGTCAGCGCTGTATATTATGTCTTTTTGCGTAAGGTTCTTTCCCGCAATGTTTATactctagattttttttaagatactaCTTGGTTGGCACCTGTCTTACACTTTATCGCACATATTAAACAGTATTATTAAACTGCATCATAACACTGAACCTTTAATattgaatattaataataaataataaaaatatgacatGTAAAGGTGACAAGCAAAAACTAATATACTTGTAGCATTTCTATTCTTGCAAAATTATGTTGAacgactaattaattaaaatgattttatggaAAATTTCACATGTTTagttaaccaaaatcaattttggcaTCTCTTGTCCAAACACATACTTACTCCTCTCTcaggaaataaattaaatgcctcaatttcttTTAAGCGAAACTGTTATTTATGATCACAAATGTATTGTTAAGTAGATAGCTAATTAGAATTAGGTGACATTGAATTTGACATGACACATGATGTTagataagttattataatgataaaactagactattatatattttgtcatGTTACTTGTATCACATCTTCACATAAAACATTGGCATAAATCAGGGAATGATTAATTTCTACTTTCTTTTAAGTACCAAGAAAAGTTTACAGTGATGTAATCCTGAAATGGTATGAGAAATGTGAGGTGTTTCTCGAAATTCTTATAACCTTTTCCTTTCTAGAGGGTTGGATCCAACCTCATTTTATTGTTGATTGTCACAACAGCTAACACAAAGTGTTGTACACAAACAAATGAGGCCACATGATTGGCTTGCATTGCCGAAACACATGTTGTGATACCTAGCTAACAAAGAATTCCTTTACATTTGATGGATAACTAATAACATAATAACTTTTGAGATTGTTTAACTCTTTTGTTTGTGCTCACGTTGGTTTGGAATCAAATGCTTGACAAAAAAGTATAATGACAAGAAAAGGATAATAAAAATGGTTTAAGAGAAATGTGTTTAGTTTAAGaggaatgaataaataaataaaaatggtttattcaattaaaataatttattttcaaaatgtaaagatcgattataaaaaatgtataatcaatttttcacaaaaaaaactgTATAAACAATTGTAGGAcatgaaaatcaattttcaagTTTTCAAAATCGATTTTCATATGAGTGTTTACTGATATGGTTGGaggtatataattaaattaaagtataatgGGATAATTAAGTACTAGCTTTCTCTTAAAATTATCTGTTTCTGTACTATTGTGTTTACTAAGTCTAATTTACCTATAAATCCATTTAGAAGATCTTCTTGCTTATATTTTCAGTATGAATCaatataataaaagtaataagAATTTAAGAATTTATCCATTTGCAACCTATCATATAACATGAGAACATCTAGCGATAACTCAAACATAACTACTTATTTTCACGACAATACAAATCACACCACCATGTACTTCAAGGAAGTGTAAATCTGAATATGACAGAAGAGATATAAGTAAACACGTGCCTATGACTCATTTGTAATCATATTGCTACATACTATAACATGTCTAAGATCTAATGCGGAGTGGAGAAAGTTAGGCCAAAAGTAAAGACAAAGTAGCTTCAATAATGTTATTTCAAATGAGTTGATGAGAGTGGCTTTTGGACAAGTCATAGcatatttgatttgaattatgTCCAATTCTACGGTGATAATCAACTGTGGTTTGGATCTGTGCTGAATTTATTCATCATAGGATACaaataaacaacaataagtTATATGCAAGAATTTCTATCTGGATTTGTTAATGATTTCCAATCAAACTATTATGTCAAGGACTAAAGGCTACCACTGCAAaagcattaaaaaataaaaaaaaattctatgttGCATACTTTTTCTAAAAGCAAATTCTGtcagccttttttttttttttctctagaaTGCGTTagcagtgtttttttttattaaaacaacaacaacagccacAGAAGATGCATGCGTGATAAGTGCATGTGCAAAAATCACTCATTCTGGGTAAAGTCTTGCTATCACTCTTGCAGTGTTGCGATCACTCTTCCTGATGTGATCAGGCAGCTTGAGCACAGTGTAGGCACCTGCCCCACATAGAGATCTTGTAGTTGTGTGCAGCAATTGCTGGACCCAGTGTTCTAGCAGGGTTCATTGAACTCCCAGTTGCTGCCCTTTAATCAGTAGTacatgataataattaattaggggaccatttttttataaataaataaaaaaaagattggaTTATTCCAATAATAATCCAAATTATCGGAACAACTGCTAAACGTTTGCGTAATACTATATTATTTAACGACTTCATATATTATGTTCCTAGTGATGCTTGTTGTGATatgtttataatttcttttatggaTAACCTGGCCCGCGAGCAATTAGCATATTTGAATAACGATACGATTTATCTGTTATCAATAATCTATATACTATAATATAGCATATATATACTTACTAATTTGTTACATATATTAATGCACCTGTGTTATTGCTATATATTGTTCAATTATTCATCATaacaatatgttttttaaaatctttttgatTAACTcacgtttttaaaaaaaagttaattaattacactatcattctaaaattatattttccttATCTCTTAATCTATTTCATTACTTTAGAAagataataattgaataaagatatacaatataggaaaaaaaattaatattctagaaattaaaaaaaattataaaaaaacaaacaaatttttaaaaataattttatttataacttttttctttaaatgaatGCTCCGTTTTCTTTATGGTCTATTCTTGGTTCATGCACGAATATCATGAGCTTCGTGGATCTAGGTGGCAGGGCATGAGGGCCTCCTCCTATGTATTGTCGTTTACTTGTGtccttttaaaattgaaatcatGTATTATTAATCGAACAAAACTTATCATCTGATATGACACAAAAGCATATAAAAACCTAGAAATAGACCAAAACGTTCTTCAGAGTTTACAGTATCACTTATCTCCTTCAAATTAACACTTGTTTGACGTAATTAATTAAGCTTTGTCGATCTCAGAACATGGTTTTTACATACTTCAACTGATTCCGCTTAGTTACTTAATTATCAGATGAAGAAAGTAGTGGTTAGTAGAGTAAAATACTCAGTTCTTGTGCCGTTGGTCACTGCAGTGACAACGAACATAAAAATAAAGCTGACAATGAACTCATgtgattagtttatttttttaatttgaaattaagatGTTAAAATATAGGAAATTAAGGTATCCTATGAAGTGGGATTTGGTTGGTTTATATGCATCATGTGATTAGTTTACACTGATGACTGGTTGCAGTGTAGTGTAGTAGCGTGAACATTATTAGATGAAGATAGTGTAGTAGCATGAGTATTATTGGATGAAGATAACATAAtgcaaaagagagagaaagaaaagttgcaaGTTGGTGACTGGTGCTACTCTGGAATAGCTTTCTTCATTTGGAGAAAGTGTATGGAAGTGACATGGATTGTGCTTTGCTAGTTTCTAGCATCAGCAGCTTTCATTTCCCTTTTGTTTCAAACAaactatgtttaatttttatgggtTGCAATTAACCGGCAAGGTTCCAAATCCCTTCTGTTGTTTAGCTCATAAACACACCAAACTGTATGTTCATGTTTAATATCGCAAATTAACGAACAAAAATATGAGGAGATTTATTTTCCATTAATGAAGAAGGGTTTTCTAGCAATAGACCAGAAGATAGAGCATTCAATTTATGTCATGAATTATGGGATTTGAGTTCTGGAAATCACCCTGGAATCCGCCTTACTTTGATGctgaaaatataaagaaaataggtTGCAGTGAGAaccatttttggattttttttattcaagtgGTACGTACCGCCCTCCTCTTGTCTGGGTAGGTAGACTCTTGCATATTTCATCAGCAATGAGAACCAATTTCAGGCTCAACTACGGAAACTTACTCCCTACGTGCATgcctaaaaaaaagttaattaattacattatcattctaaaattatattttccttATCTCTCAATCTATTTCATTACTTTAGAAagataataattgaataaagatatacaatataggaaaaaaattataaaaaaacaaacaaatttttaaaaataattttatttataacttgtTTTCTTTAAATGAATGCTCCGTTTTCTTTATGGTCTATTTTTGGTGCATGCACGAATATATCAGCTTCTTGGATCTAGGTGACAGGGCATGAGGGCCTCCTATATATTGTCGTTGACTTGTGTACTTTTAAAATGGAAATCATGTATTAATCGAACAAAACTTATCATCTGATATGACACAAAAGCATATAAAAACCTAGAAATAGACCAAAACGTTCTTCAGAGTTTACAGTATCACTTATCTCCTTCAAATTAACACTTGTTTGACGTAATTAAGTAAGCTTTGTCGGTCTCAGAACATCGTTTTCGCATACTTCAACTGATTCGGCTTAGTTACTTAATTATCAGATGAAGAAAGTAGTGGTTAGTAGAATAAAATACTCACAACTCTTGTGCGGGTGGCCACTACAGTGACAACGAACATAAGCATAAAGCTGACAATGAACTCTATAGCGAAAGCTTGCCCATATCCCATTGAAGGGACCGTCACTCCACCGCTCATGTACGGATGAAAAAGCGCCTTCAGAGCAAATGCAGCACTCACTGATGCCAAAACTTGTGCACCAATATACACAGGCACctacaaattaataattcagAAAAACCTTTAATATATAGTAATCAATgcaagaaaataacaaatactacaaaacttaattaattaggtgCAGTTACTTAATCAAAATTATCTGGATTTTTATTGAAAGACATTACCAGAAAGACCACCTACACATGTATGTTACTATACTGTTATTTAATTTGTCCAAAAAAATGAagggaaattaattaataaattaacactTAATTTTGAATTACATTCTTTCCAGGGAAGTGCTTTAATGCAGCAAAGGAAATGGTGACAGTGGGGTTGAGATGAGTCTCAGAGATGTTTCCTGTGGAGAATATGATGATCATGACAACAAATCCACGTATCTTTACATTCTCAATTGCAGAAGAACTGATGAGTAGGTGGAAACTGATGAGTTAGGcacaaaggaaaagaagaactaACTTGTATGTGGAAGTGGAGTGTGACAATACAATATGGGATTTGTTAGCGGCCCATAATGGGTCAATCAATATGTTTTCCTCCTCTCTTAAGGGAAAAGATAAACACGAGTGGAAAAATACATGAATGGTTGAAACTGATGGCAGTTAggtacaaagaaaagaaaaaagaggtaGCTGTTTACTTATGAGGACGTGTTTTGTGTGGGAAAATACACGGGTTTAGGAAATTGATGACAGTTAGgtacaaagaaaaagaggagGTAGTTATTTACTTGTACGTGGAAGTAGAGTGTGACAAATGCAATATGGGATTTGAAAAAGCGGCCCTTAACGTCAGACATCAATCATTATATGTACCATTCAATGTGCCTTCTGTTATTTTTTCTAATCCATCTTGGCCATGTTATTGGAGTCCAAGTGCGAGTAACAAGTCAAacattggaaaaaaataaacacaatatTGATCAACATATAagtgaaaatgacttacaaaccGTATGCATTATGGCTTTAGATTAGACGTGGTGTCAAGTTGATTCATGTAATTTTCTTGTGGCTCATCTATAGATATCTCAATGTTattttaatcattgtattcCCAAACAAAGGGCATCGAGACAAATGGTGCCCTCATGGAGGAACTTTGTTTATGAAGAATttcaatgtttttcttttattagcggatataaatttgtaacttgtttgaaat
This region of Glycine max cultivar Williams 82 chromosome 7, Glycine_max_v4.0, whole genome shotgun sequence genomic DNA includes:
- the LOC121175142 gene encoding aquaporin NIP6-1-like — its product is MIIIFSTGNISETHLNPTVTISFAALKHFPGKNVPVYIGAQVLASVSAAFALKALFHPYMSGGVTVPSMGYGQAFAIEFIVSFMLMFVVTVVATRTRVVSFPLNLYSVDTAAHFSLARTHPNQLVLAFLISHFYCADRFTLKLGLVTIVCDTSRNFVNNSVNGGLTKKIGNQNSEAADDNFASL